A genomic segment from Triplophysa dalaica isolate WHDGS20190420 chromosome 22, ASM1584641v1, whole genome shotgun sequence encodes:
- the arr3a gene encoding LOW QUALITY PROTEIN: arrestin 3a, retinal (X-arrestin) (The sequence of the model RefSeq protein was modified relative to this genomic sequence to represent the inferred CDS: inserted 1 base in 1 codon) produces MSDKVFKKTSGNGQLTLYLGKRDYVDHVETVDAVDGVVKIDPADLGDRKVWIQLACAFRYGRDDLDVIGLSFRKDIWIQQVQLYPEAGHKPALTEMHNTLLKKAGEQGHAFTFNIPTNLPCSVTLQPSPDDKGKACGVDFEVKAYLANSADDPDEKVDKKDTCRLVIRKIQFAPDNXGSGQKAELCKSFMMSDKPVHLEAALEKDIYYHGDPIPIKIKVKNETNKVVKKIKITVDQTTDVVLYSADKYTKNVLCEEFSETIEGNANFEKNLSITPLLASNKEKRGLALDGRLKDEDTNLASTTIIRAGMDKEMLGILVSYKIKVNLMVSGGGLLGGLTASDVTVELPVTLMHPKPTGK; encoded by the exons ATGTCAGACAA GGTTTTCAAAAAGACCAGTGGAAATGGCCAG CTCACTCTCTACCTGGGGAAGAGAGACTATGTTGATCATGTTGAAACTGTGGATGCTGTTG ACGGTGTAGTGAAAATTGACCCTGCAGACCTTGGGGATAGAAAAG TCTGGATTCAACTGGCCTGTGCCTTCCGTTACGGTCGTGATGATCTGGACGTGATTGGACTTTCCTTCAGAAAAGACATCTGGATTCAGCAAGTACAGTTGTATCCTGAGGCAGGCCACAAGCCCGCCTTGACAGAGATGCACAATACTCTTCTAAAGAAAGCTGGAGAACAGGGTCACGCCTTTACATTTAAT aTTCCAACCAACCTTCCCTGCTCTGTTACCCTTCAACCCAGTCCAGATGACAAAGGAAAG GCTTGCGGTGTGGACTTTGAGGTCAAGGCATACCTGGCCAATTCAGCTGATGACCCTGACGAGAAAGTTGACAAGAA AGACACTTGCCGCCTTGTCATTCGTAAGATCCAGTTTGCTCCTGATA ACGGATCTGGACAGAAGGCTGAACTCTGCAAGAGCTTTATGATGTCTGATAAACCTGTCCACCTGGAGGCCGCACTAGAAAAGGAT ATCTACTACCACGGTGATCCCATCCCGATCAAAATTAAGGTCAAGAACGAGACCAACAAAGTTGTGAAGAAAATCAAGATTACAG TTGACCAAACCACAGACGTCGTTCTCTATTCAGCCGACAAATACACCAAGAATGTGCTGTGTGAAGAGTTTTC gGAAACGATCGAAGGCAATGCGAATTTTGAAAAAAACCTCTCAATAACTCCTCTGCTGGCAAGCAATAAGGAGAAACGTGGCCTGGCGCTGGACGGCAGGCTCAAAGACGAGGACACAAATTTGGCCTCCACCACCAT TATAAGGGCAGGAATGGACAAGGAGATGCTGGGAATCCTTGTGTCCTACAAGATCAAAGTTAACCTCATGGTGTCAGGTGGCGG TTTGCTGGGAGGTCTGACAGCAAG TGATGTCACAGTAGAGCTCCCTGTGACCCTGATGCACCCGAAACCCACAGGTAAATAA